Proteins encoded together in one Thermophilibacter immobilis window:
- a CDS encoding 4Fe-4S binding protein has translation MAEKRDFLDDLIDIQTDWQRLQDLPSSMMNSLVADPGARKVFDPADYKEKPFANSNRCLRGAAGREDVCSRCLDVCPVDAITIHKQSVSISDACRKCGLCAAVCPTETFSSRRHMPRQVYDQIARVASAYEHCYVTCTRALRRLPKGNEVTLACVGMISREMWFSLLADYDNISVYLPVGICDRCRTTTGEDTYVEAIGTAEEWADAALGLEVDEKDLDHELTRAYKRSQFMSSAIHSAERLVVRSTPALAGAQAVAKKISDHSKRLDQLQRQLENAVGSKTSSNRARMLTQSRKLMMGALQHDEGLADFVKLRIPVCDSALCTLCGECTKVCTTRAIDLDKGGNITVQSPYCVSCGACVTVCADGALTMEPMDAHDLVVPDKLAEEVALKKAQAKTEVAKYLEQGKKQLNRAADALERLDGSGTAAGESGATVAKKE, from the coding sequence GTGGCCGAGAAGAGAGACTTCCTCGATGACCTCATCGACATCCAGACCGACTGGCAACGGCTGCAGGACCTCCCCAGCTCGATGATGAACTCCCTGGTCGCGGACCCGGGCGCGCGCAAGGTCTTCGATCCGGCCGACTACAAGGAGAAGCCCTTCGCCAACTCAAATCGCTGCCTGCGTGGGGCGGCCGGTCGCGAGGACGTGTGCTCGCGCTGCCTCGACGTCTGCCCGGTCGACGCCATCACGATTCACAAGCAGTCGGTGAGCATCTCCGACGCCTGCCGCAAGTGCGGCCTGTGCGCGGCCGTGTGCCCCACGGAGACCTTCTCGTCGCGCCGGCACATGCCGCGTCAGGTCTACGACCAGATCGCGCGCGTGGCCTCGGCCTACGAGCACTGCTACGTGACCTGCACGCGCGCCCTCAGGCGTCTGCCCAAGGGCAACGAGGTGACCCTCGCCTGCGTGGGCATGATTTCGCGCGAGATGTGGTTCTCGCTGCTCGCGGACTACGATAACATCAGCGTCTACCTGCCGGTGGGCATCTGCGACCGCTGCCGCACCACGACGGGCGAGGACACCTACGTGGAGGCCATCGGCACGGCCGAGGAGTGGGCGGACGCTGCCCTGGGCCTGGAGGTCGACGAGAAGGATCTGGACCACGAGCTTACGCGCGCCTACAAGCGCAGCCAGTTCATGAGCAGTGCCATCCACTCGGCCGAGCGCCTGGTCGTGAGGAGCACTCCCGCGCTCGCGGGCGCCCAGGCCGTGGCCAAGAAGATATCCGACCACTCCAAGCGCCTTGATCAGCTTCAGCGCCAGCTCGAGAACGCCGTGGGCTCCAAGACCTCGTCCAACCGCGCGCGCATGCTCACCCAGAGCCGCAAGCTCATGATGGGCGCCCTGCAGCACGACGAGGGCCTCGCTGACTTCGTGAAGCTCCGGATTCCCGTCTGCGACTCGGCGCTTTGCACCCTGTGCGGGGAGTGCACCAAGGTCTGTACCACGCGTGCGATCGACCTTGACAAGGGCGGCAACATCACGGTCCAGAGTCCCTATTGCGTGAGCTGCGGGGCGTGCGTGACCGTCTGCGCGGACGGTGCGCTCACCATGGAGCCCATGGATGCGCACGACCTCGTGGTCCCGGACAAGCTGGCCGAGGAGGTCGCGCTCAAGAAGGCGCAGGCCAAGACCGAGGTCGCCAAGTATCTGGAGCAGGGCAAGAAGCAGCTTAATCGCGCGGCCGACGCGCTCGAGCGCCTGGACGGCTCAGGCACCGCCGCAGGCGAGAGCGGCGCCACGGTTGCCAAGAAGGAGTAA
- the guaA gene encoding glutamine-hydrolyzing GMP synthase, which produces MSEARPEQFVAVLDFGAQYGQLIARRVRDLHVYSEIVPCDVSAEELRELAPSALILSGGPASVYAKDAPSIDPAIFDLGLPVLGFCYGHQIMAVTLGGEVSHSDVGEYGPATIERAPKSALFNATPLKQTVWMSHRDAVSRAPEGFIVTSSTAVCPVASMECPARKLYSTQFHPEVRHTEHGQQMLSNFLFDICGLSGDWTMENIVDRKVEEICKKVGEDRVILALSGGVDSSVVAALGARAIGRQMTCVFINHGMLRANEPEQVEEVFTKQFDVDFIHVHAEGRYAALLDGVTDPEQKRRIIGTQFWKEFFAVAQQLEEGGRPVKFLAQGTIYPDIIESGARKTGGKASTIKSHHNLIPFPEGVSFDLIEPLDHFFKDEVRELGLALGLPAHIVYRQPFPGPGLAIRIIGAVSPEKLQILKGADAIVREELDAYNQRLFDQTGERNSEHSCWQYFAVLPDIRSVGVMGDERTYARPVILRAVESSDAMTADWAKLPYDVLARISGRIVDEVPGVNRVAYDITSKPPATIEWE; this is translated from the coding sequence ATGAGCGAAGCGAGGCCAGAGCAGTTCGTCGCAGTATTGGACTTTGGGGCCCAGTATGGACAACTTATCGCCCGGCGCGTGCGCGACCTGCACGTCTACTCCGAGATCGTCCCCTGTGACGTCTCGGCGGAGGAGCTGCGCGAGCTGGCTCCCAGCGCGCTCATCCTCTCCGGCGGCCCCGCCTCGGTCTACGCCAAGGACGCCCCCTCCATCGACCCCGCGATCTTCGACCTGGGCCTACCGGTTCTGGGCTTTTGCTACGGCCATCAGATCATGGCCGTGACGCTGGGGGGCGAGGTCTCCCACTCCGACGTGGGGGAGTATGGCCCGGCCACGATCGAGCGCGCGCCCAAGTCTGCTCTGTTCAACGCCACGCCGCTCAAGCAGACCGTCTGGATGAGTCACCGCGACGCCGTGAGCCGCGCGCCCGAGGGGTTCATCGTGACGTCGAGCACCGCGGTCTGCCCCGTGGCCTCCATGGAGTGCCCCGCGCGCAAGCTCTACTCGACGCAGTTCCATCCCGAGGTGCGCCACACCGAGCACGGCCAGCAGATGCTCTCCAACTTCCTCTTTGACATCTGTGGCCTCTCCGGCGACTGGACCATGGAGAACATCGTGGACCGGAAGGTGGAGGAGATCTGCAAGAAGGTGGGGGAGGACCGCGTGATCTTGGCCCTTTCCGGCGGCGTGGACTCCTCCGTGGTCGCGGCTCTGGGCGCGCGCGCCATCGGACGGCAGATGACCTGCGTGTTCATCAACCACGGCATGCTGCGCGCCAACGAGCCCGAGCAGGTCGAGGAGGTCTTCACCAAGCAGTTCGACGTCGACTTCATCCACGTCCACGCGGAGGGGCGCTATGCCGCGTTGCTCGACGGCGTGACCGACCCCGAGCAGAAGCGCCGCATCATTGGCACGCAGTTCTGGAAGGAGTTCTTCGCCGTCGCACAGCAGCTCGAGGAGGGTGGCCGCCCGGTGAAGTTCCTGGCGCAGGGCACCATCTACCCCGATATCATCGAGAGCGGCGCGCGCAAGACCGGCGGCAAGGCGTCCACGATCAAGAGCCACCACAACCTGATCCCGTTCCCCGAGGGCGTGAGCTTTGACCTGATCGAGCCGCTCGACCACTTCTTCAAGGACGAGGTCCGCGAGCTGGGGCTGGCCCTGGGGCTGCCGGCGCACATCGTGTATCGCCAGCCGTTCCCCGGGCCGGGCCTGGCCATCCGTATCATCGGTGCGGTCTCTCCCGAGAAGCTTCAGATCCTCAAGGGCGCCGACGCCATCGTGCGCGAGGAGCTCGACGCCTACAACCAGCGCCTGTTCGACCAGACCGGCGAGCGCAACTCCGAGCACAGCTGCTGGCAGTACTTTGCCGTGCTGCCCGACATTCGCTCCGTGGGCGTGATGGGCGACGAGCGCACCTACGCGCGCCCGGTGATCCTGCGTGCCGTGGAATCCTCCGACGCGATGACCGCCGACTGGGCGAAGCTTCCCTACGACGTGCTCGCGCGCATCTCCGGGCGCATCGTGGACGAGGTCCCCGGCGTCAACCGCGTGGCCTACGACATCACGAGCAAGCCGCCCGCGACGATCGAGTGGGAATAA
- a CDS encoding type IV toxin-antitoxin system AbiEi family antitoxin domain-containing protein codes for MKYSNHIEKIAELSESEGVFTTAQAARMGIPRDALHDAVESGRLERVVRGAYRMVGFGSSLADELAAIWKLTAPAKFSRERMRVADWDGIAVGGSTASALLGIGDLQLSPYRLYAPRRINTRNPSASFVRREVARDEVTFDSGLPVTRPERTVFDLVVDDEDLSLVADALSDASRRYSDFDYGRLQRLLEGRYGNECGRVIYQGLVEDSGILGD; via the coding sequence ATGAAGTATTCGAACCACATAGAGAAGATCGCCGAGCTCTCCGAGTCGGAGGGCGTCTTCACCACGGCCCAGGCTGCTCGCATGGGCATCCCGCGCGACGCCCTTCACGACGCTGTCGAGTCCGGCCGCCTCGAGCGCGTCGTGCGCGGCGCCTACCGCATGGTGGGGTTCGGCTCCTCCCTCGCGGACGAGCTGGCGGCGATATGGAAGCTCACCGCCCCGGCGAAGTTCTCCCGCGAGAGGATGCGGGTCGCGGATTGGGACGGCATCGCCGTCGGGGGGTCCACCGCCTCCGCCCTCCTCGGGATCGGAGATCTGCAGCTCTCGCCCTACCGGCTCTACGCCCCAAGGAGAATCAACACGAGGAACCCGTCGGCGAGCTTCGTCAGGCGGGAAGTGGCCCGCGACGAGGTGACGTTCGACTCGGGGCTCCCCGTGACGCGCCCCGAGCGCACCGTCTTCGACCTCGTCGTGGACGACGAGGACCTCTCGCTCGTGGCGGACGCCTTGAGCGACGCTTCGAGGAGGTACTCCGACTTCGACTACGGGAGGCTCCAGAGGCTGCTCGAAGGTCGTTACGGTAATGAATGCGGACGGGTCATCTACCAAGGTCTGGTTGAGGACTCGGGGATTCTTGGAGATTGA
- the ychF gene encoding redox-regulated ATPase YchF: MSLSIGIVGLPNVGKSTLFTALTRKGGLAANYPFATIDPNVGVVDVPDARLSKLAQIVHPSRIVPATVEFVDIAGLVKGANEGEGLGNQFLANIRNTDAICEVVRFFSDPDVVHVEGRVDPAEDADIIQTELILADLGTLERAIPKLEKEAKRDKENVARLAVAKRLQEWLNEGRRAADLEMSDKEREASHDLFLLTMKPILYVANVDEDKLGGPAPMVGDVEAIPVCAEVEAELAELDEQEAAEYLESLGLEKSGLETLAQAAYKLLGLQSYFTAGELEVKAWTVRIGAKAPEAAGVIHSDFERGFIKAEVASYEDYVALGGEVGCKTAGKLRMEGKDYVVADGDVMHFRFNV; encoded by the coding sequence GTGTCTTTATCGATAGGTATCGTCGGCCTGCCCAACGTGGGCAAGTCGACCCTGTTCACCGCGTTGACCCGCAAGGGCGGGCTCGCGGCCAACTATCCGTTCGCCACGATCGATCCCAACGTGGGCGTCGTCGACGTGCCGGACGCCCGCCTGTCCAAGCTGGCCCAGATCGTGCACCCCAGCCGCATCGTGCCGGCCACGGTCGAGTTCGTGGACATCGCCGGCCTGGTGAAGGGCGCCAACGAGGGCGAGGGGCTGGGCAATCAGTTTCTGGCCAACATCCGCAACACCGACGCGATCTGTGAGGTCGTGCGGTTCTTCTCGGATCCCGACGTCGTACACGTGGAGGGGCGCGTCGATCCCGCCGAGGACGCCGACATCATCCAGACCGAGCTCATCCTGGCTGACCTGGGCACCCTCGAGCGCGCGATTCCCAAGCTCGAGAAGGAGGCCAAGCGCGACAAGGAGAACGTGGCGCGCCTCGCCGTGGCCAAGCGCCTGCAGGAGTGGCTGAACGAGGGCCGGCGAGCAGCGGACCTGGAGATGAGCGACAAGGAGCGCGAGGCGTCCCACGACCTCTTCCTGCTCACGATGAAGCCGATCCTCTACGTGGCCAACGTGGACGAGGACAAGCTCGGAGGACCCGCACCGATGGTCGGCGACGTGGAGGCCATTCCCGTGTGCGCCGAGGTGGAGGCCGAGCTCGCCGAGCTCGACGAGCAGGAGGCCGCCGAGTACCTGGAGAGCCTGGGCCTGGAGAAGAGCGGCCTTGAGACGCTCGCGCAGGCGGCGTACAAGCTGCTGGGACTGCAGAGCTACTTCACGGCAGGAGAGCTCGAGGTCAAGGCCTGGACCGTGCGCATTGGGGCCAAGGCGCCCGAGGCCGCCGGCGTGATCCACTCCGACTTCGAGCGGGGCTTCATCAAGGCCGAGGTGGCTAGCTACGAGGACTACGTGGCGCTCGGCGGCGAGGTGGGATGCAAGACTGCCGGCAAGCTCCGCATGGAGGGCAAGGACTACGTGGTGGCCGACGGCGACGTGATGCACTTCCGCTTCAACGTGTAG
- a CDS encoding LCP family protein — MTRAEQARLSEDRYGQGTPAQAPRSRAAHAGRHSGSHADNSRDAASRTNGVEAYAARRKKKGHGHVLRGVLISLAVILVGVGVAAGVYLTDINSRLSAGVSDSLRQQLVSVEPQEPFYMLLLGVDKSDERAEDWGSDTSNFRSDTIILARVDPPNQTITLVSIPRDTMVDMGDYGKQKINAAYSYGGAAYMTQVVSQFAGVNISHYAEIDFEQFTSIVDTIGGIEVTLPVAVSDVDYAGIDLPAGTQTLDGGEALGLVRSRHAYDAYGAGDFYRAANQRMVIGAIVKKVLQLDAASMTSTVSQLASSVTTDFNVTDILSLATQFKDLDVDNNVYSGLVPTNSQYIDSLWYEVVDESAWKTMMQRVNNGESPYADESEDPTAGVAGSVGTTSSDSSTSSVAASFTGSVTVLNGTGTSGLAQNMANTLVNAGFSATAENASSSDIAETAILYNRSRTGAQAAALGVAQTLGIDEDAVTTNDGTYPTSTDVVVVLGADQVED, encoded by the coding sequence ATGACTCGTGCAGAGCAGGCGCGCCTCTCGGAGGACCGCTACGGACAAGGTACCCCGGCTCAGGCTCCTCGGAGCAGGGCCGCCCATGCGGGCCGGCATTCTGGCTCCCATGCAGACAACTCTCGCGACGCCGCCTCGCGCACGAACGGCGTTGAGGCATATGCCGCCCGTCGCAAGAAGAAGGGCCATGGTCACGTGCTGCGCGGCGTGCTCATCTCGCTCGCGGTGATCCTCGTGGGCGTAGGCGTGGCGGCCGGCGTCTACCTCACGGACATCAACAGCCGTCTGAGCGCGGGCGTCTCCGACAGCCTGCGCCAGCAGCTCGTCTCCGTGGAGCCCCAGGAGCCGTTCTACATGCTCCTTCTGGGCGTCGACAAGAGCGACGAGCGCGCCGAGGACTGGGGCTCCGACACCTCGAACTTCCGCTCTGACACGATCATCCTGGCGCGCGTCGACCCGCCCAACCAGACCATCACGCTCGTCTCGATCCCCCGCGACACGATGGTGGACATGGGAGACTACGGCAAGCAGAAGATAAACGCCGCCTACTCCTACGGTGGCGCCGCCTACATGACCCAGGTCGTCTCCCAGTTTGCCGGCGTCAACATCTCCCACTACGCCGAGATCGACTTCGAGCAGTTCACCTCCATCGTCGACACCATCGGCGGCATTGAGGTCACCCTGCCCGTGGCCGTCTCCGACGTGGACTACGCCGGCATCGACCTGCCCGCCGGCACCCAGACGCTCGACGGCGGGGAGGCCCTTGGCCTCGTGCGCAGCCGTCACGCCTACGACGCGTACGGAGCGGGCGACTTCTACCGCGCCGCCAACCAGCGCATGGTCATAGGTGCCATCGTCAAGAAGGTCCTGCAGCTCGACGCAGCCTCCATGACCTCCACGGTCTCACAGCTCGCGAGCAGCGTCACCACGGACTTCAACGTCACGGACATCTTGAGCCTCGCCACGCAGTTCAAGGACCTTGACGTGGACAACAACGTCTACTCGGGCCTGGTGCCCACCAACTCCCAGTACATCGACAGCCTCTGGTACGAGGTGGTCGACGAGAGCGCCTGGAAGACCATGATGCAGCGCGTCAACAACGGCGAGAGCCCCTACGCCGACGAGAGTGAGGACCCGACCGCGGGCGTTGCCGGCTCGGTGGGCACTACCAGCTCGGACAGCTCCACGAGCTCCGTTGCGGCGAGCTTCACCGGCTCCGTCACCGTCCTCAACGGCACTGGCACGAGCGGGCTCGCTCAGAACATGGCCAACACCCTGGTGAACGCGGGCTTCTCGGCCACGGCGGAGAACGCCTCGTCCAGCGACATAGCGGAGACGGCCATCCTCTACAACCGCTCGCGCACGGGCGCGCAGGCTGCGGCGCTCGGCGTGGCCCAGACGCTCGGCATCGACGAGGACGCCGTCACCACCAACGACGGGACCTACCCCACGAGCACGGACGTCGTGGTCGTGCTCGGAGCCGATCAGGTCGAGGACTAG
- a CDS encoding type IV toxin-antitoxin system AbiEi family antitoxin domain-containing protein has translation MKFSDYIDSHHVFTTSSLLEAMDSAGAAEEQLRRAVRSGAVERVRRGLLVSNHGRFEDVPVEQTEVVAVLDAGAVVSYHSALESHGVAHNAGFACRFRSDSVRSRFDFRGVAYCPCGPVGNARSKTMRSPAGTYLATTREQTVVDCLGKPALAGGVEEAVRSLTAFVYLDVEELVGLAVDAGPSMASRVGWLLSAKKAEWHVGEESLSLLEGRLGPGPYRLGPASAGSAGWVASWRLVLPEDEEEVMSWITRS, from the coding sequence ATGAAGTTCTCAGACTACATAGATAGCCATCACGTGTTCACCACGTCCTCGCTCCTCGAGGCGATGGATTCTGCGGGCGCGGCCGAGGAGCAGCTGCGCCGCGCCGTGAGGTCCGGGGCGGTGGAGCGCGTGCGCCGCGGGCTCCTCGTCTCCAACCACGGGCGGTTCGAAGACGTCCCCGTTGAGCAGACGGAGGTCGTCGCGGTGCTCGACGCCGGCGCGGTCGTCTCGTACCACTCGGCCCTCGAGTCGCACGGCGTCGCGCACAATGCGGGCTTCGCGTGCCGCTTCCGCTCGGACTCCGTGCGGTCCAGGTTCGACTTTCGGGGCGTCGCCTACTGCCCCTGTGGCCCGGTGGGAAACGCGAGGTCGAAGACCATGAGGTCGCCCGCGGGCACGTACCTCGCCACGACCAGGGAGCAGACGGTAGTCGACTGCCTGGGCAAGCCGGCCCTGGCGGGAGGGGTCGAGGAGGCGGTGCGGAGCCTGACCGCCTTCGTGTACCTCGACGTGGAGGAGCTAGTCGGGCTCGCCGTCGATGCGGGGCCTTCGATGGCTTCTCGCGTCGGGTGGCTGCTGTCCGCGAAGAAGGCTGAATGGCACGTGGGCGAGGAGAGCCTGTCGCTGCTCGAAGGTCGACTCGGGCCCGGACCTTACCGCCTGGGGCCCGCGAGCGCGGGATCGGCGGGCTGGGTCGCCAGCTGGCGGCTCGTCCTGCCCGAAGACGAGGAAGAGGTGATGTCGTGGATAACGCGCTCGTGA